In the Desulfitobacterium hafniense DCB-2 genome, CTACTTCTGGACAGCTGCTTTAGCCATCATTCCCTATTATGTGGGAACTGCTTTAGTCTATCTGGGGATTACAGCCAAGATGTGGATTTGGCTGGTGATCGGCGGAGCAGCAATTCTTATTTTCTGGAGCATTAGCTATCTACTTAACCGAAAATCCCTCAAAGTCGGTTAATCGTAACTATTCCAAGCTGCTAAGACTCAGCAAAGGAGATCTTTTACAGAAATGGCTGCCACTTTAATTTCATTGCAGGAGGTTGAGCAATATGAGCAATTTACGGGTGTTAGTCATTTCCGCTGCCTTTGGTGCAGGCCATATCAAGGCTGCTGAGGCGGTTATTGAGGCAATCTGGGCTAAAAGGCCCAACACTGAGATCTATCATGCCGATTTCGGAGCATTCTTGAATAAAGCCTTTCATTTGGTGATTAAAACCGCCTACATCGATATGATCAAATATACTCCCAAGCTTTGGGGGGAATTCTATTACAGGACATCGGATATCCCGTCGGATTCCTTGTTCCAGCGTTTCTTAAATGGTTTGGGGCGCCAGGAGTTTATCAGCTATATCCATTCTGTGCAGCCGGATCTTATTGTCTGCACTTATCCGACCATAGCCGGCGTTTTGGCTCAGTTGAAAGAAAAACGGATCCTAACCGTTCCCCTGGCTGCCGTGGTAACCGATTATGCCATTCACAACCAATGGGTTCATCAAGGTGTAGACTTGTACCTGGTGGGCTCACAAGAGGTTGCGGATGGATTGGCTCAACGGGGCATCAATCCGGGGTGCCTTAAGGTTACTGGAATACCGGTCAGTCCCAAATTTGAAATCAAACTGGACCGGGAAGAGCTGGCCAGAAAATTCGGGCTCGATCCGGGTCAGCCCACTATACTGGTCATGGGAGGAGCGTATGGGGTTCTGGATAACGCCACAGGCATCTGCCGGTTGATCATGCAAAACAAACTTCCTGTCCAGCTGCTGATCGTTTGTGGCAGGGATAAACGACTGTACAGTACCCTGGAACCGCTGGTCCGAAAAGCGGAAAACAGAGTGCTGCTCTTCGAATTTGTGGAGAATGTAGAAGAATTGATGACAGTTTCCGATCTTATGATAACCAAAGCAGGGGGCCTGACCGTGTCAGAAGCGTTGACCAAGCAGCTGCCCATGGTGATTTACAAGCCTATCCCCGGTCAGGAAAAAGCAAACTCAGAGTTTTTAAGAAGGGTTGGAACAGGAAAAATTGCCGCTACCGAGGGGGAGCTCCTGCAAATTCTGACTCATCTTCTGGAAAATCCGGAGGAAATCAAACTAATGAGTCATGCGGCCGCCAAACTGCCCCGACGCACTGCGGAAACTGCTGCGGATTATTTGCTTGAGCTGTTTCGCCAGCGGAATAGGGTCCGAAAGGTTGGGTAGGTTGACAATTCGATTTTATTGAAGGCTTAGCTGACTGCTCTGTAATAAGGCATGAAGACTGCCCTCACTATCCAACACAAAACTTTTGTTGTTAAACGAAAATGGTTTCGAAACATCAATTCCTAGTGAGGTTAAAAATTCAGCTGTCGATGCAACTCCTCTCCCCAAATCTGTTTCATTATATTGCTTAACAGAAATATCACCCTTAGCAACCGAG is a window encoding:
- a CDS encoding MGDG synthase family glycosyltransferase yields the protein MSNLRVLVISAAFGAGHIKAAEAVIEAIWAKRPNTEIYHADFGAFLNKAFHLVIKTAYIDMIKYTPKLWGEFYYRTSDIPSDSLFQRFLNGLGRQEFISYIHSVQPDLIVCTYPTIAGVLAQLKEKRILTVPLAAVVTDYAIHNQWVHQGVDLYLVGSQEVADGLAQRGINPGCLKVTGIPVSPKFEIKLDREELARKFGLDPGQPTILVMGGAYGVLDNATGICRLIMQNKLPVQLLIVCGRDKRLYSTLEPLVRKAENRVLLFEFVENVEELMTVSDLMITKAGGLTVSEALTKQLPMVIYKPIPGQEKANSEFLRRVGTGKIAATEGELLQILTHLLENPEEIKLMSHAAAKLPRRTAETAADYLLELFRQRNRVRKVG